From a region of the Candida albicans SC5314 chromosome 1, complete sequence genome:
- the CPH1 gene encoding homeodomain family transcription factor (Transcription factor; for mating, filamentation on solid media, pheromone-stimulated biofilms; in pathway with Ess1, Czf1; required with Efg1 for host cytokine response; regulates galactose metabolism genes; rat cathether biofilm repressed), with protein sequence MSITKTYNGDPTSLVPTQSVKESLRLIEDLKFFLATAPANWQENQVIRRYYLNHDEGFVSCVYWNNLYFITGTDIVRCIVYKFEHFGRKIIDRKKFEEGIFSDLRNLKCGADAILEPPRSEFLEFLFKNSCLRTQKKQKVFFWFNVPHDKLMADALERDLKKEKMGQRPTTMAHREPALSFHYDESSSLYTQLGKHMETQKRINDAATSSTSNTATTLTDTGVSSGLNNTTSGGGSDSATSTHNNNEASTKPSNGSEKSSPEYTTTARGRDEFGFLNEATPSQYKANSDYEDDFPLDYINQTTQNSEDYITLDANYQAGSYANMIEDNYDSFLDATLFIPPSLGVPTGTAATATTSNQVAFNDEYLIEQAQPIRTPLPPISSSTISGLLQPKSAAKFFSLQSANGGEEFFPAYQNDPSTANAGFVPPISAKYATQFATRQVATPTYIKAIPQTGAAAATGNGGQPQQYYDQATGNAFYPAEIPVSYNVVHPESEYWTNNSGAVATTAAATAPMYDASGFPIPINQSYMVMNEHEMVPYQYMNSNGAMIGMIPPHQQQQQQQQQIAMGYQSMLRQQQQQQQQQQQQQPSSTMTKKKKQIHSFNNNKSLSSNGGGITKKSHDNNNHSKVKTSYGSLNDVVNSKVTKVINKEEVKQSQT encoded by the coding sequence ATGTCAATTACTAAAACATACAATGGTGATCCTACATCACTTGTACCAACTCAACTGGTAAAAGAATCATTAAGACTAATTGAAGAtttaaaattctttttagCCACTGCTCCAGCAAATTGGCAAGAGAATCAAGTGATTCGAAGATACTATTTAAACCACGATGAAGGTTTTGTCAGTTGTGTTTATTGGAATAACTTATATTTTATCACTGGTACCGATATCGTCCGTTGTATCgtttataaatttgaacATTTTGGAAGGAAAATCATTGATCGGAAAAAGTTTGAAGAAGGTATTTTCTCCGATTTAAGAAATTTGAAATGTGGCGCCGATGCAATTTTGGAACCTCCTCGTTCAGAGTTTTTAGAATTcttatttaaaaattcttgtttGAGAAcacaaaagaaacaaaaagtgtttttttggtttaatGTTCCTCATGATAAGTTAATGGCAGATGCCTTGGAACgagatttgaaaaaggaaaaaatgGGTCAAAgaccaacaacaatggcCCATCGAGAACCAGCATTATCATTCCATTACGACGAGTCTTCCAGTTTATACACTCAATTGGGTAAACACATGGAAACTCAGAAGAGAATCAACGACGCAGCCACAAGCTCTACTTCTAATACTGCTACCACTTTAACCGACACCGGTGTATCCTCAGGATTGAATAATACCACTTCTGGTGGCGGCAGTGATAGTGCAACCTCCacacacaacaacaatgagGCATCGACCAAACCAAGTAATGGCAGTGAAAAATCGTCACCGGAGTACACTACAACTGCCCGCGGTAGAGATGAGTTTGGATTCCTTAATGAAGCCACACCAAGTCAATACAAAGCCAATTCAGATTATGAAGACGATTTCCCATTGGATTATATCAATCAGACCACTCAAAATTCTGAAGATTATATTACTTTGGATGCAAATTATCAGGCAGGAAGTTATGCAAATATGATCGAAGACAATTACGATTCATTTTTGGATGCAACACTATTTATACCTCCAAGTCTTGGCGTACCTACAGGTACAGCTGCGACTGCAACAACATCAAACCAAGTTGCCTTCAACGACGAATACTTGATTGAACAAGCCCAACCAATAAGGACTCCACTACCCccaatatcatcatcaacaatatccGGATTATTACAACCAAAATCAGCTGCTAAATTCTTTTCACTACAGAGTGCTAATGGTGGAGAAGAATTTTTCCCTGCTTATCAAAATGACCCATCTACTGCTAATGCCGGGTTTGTGCCGCCAATTTCAGCAAAATATGCAACTCAATTTGCTACTCGACAAGTCGCCACCCCAACCTATATAAAGGCAATACCGCAAACtggtgctgctgctgcCACTGGTAATGGTGGTCAACCACAACAATATTATGACCAGGCAACTGGTAATGCTTTTTACCCAGCAGAAATACCGGTGCTGTACAATGTTGTCCATCCTGAAAGTGAATATTGGACCAATAATTCTGGTGCAGTTGCTACTACTGCTGCTGCCACTGCTCCAATGTATGACGCTTCTGGGTTTCCTATACCTATTAACCAATCATATATGGTAATGAATGAACACGAAATGGTACCTTATCAATACATGAATTCCAATGGTGCTATGATTGGCATGATTCCACctcaccaacaacaacagcaacaacaacaacaaattgcCATGGGATATCAAAGCATGTTgagacaacaacaacaacaacagcagcagcagcagcaacaacaaccttCTTCTACAATgactaaaaagaaaaagcaaaTCCATTCgttcaataataacaagAGTTTATCATCTAATGGCGGTGGCATTACCAAGAAATCACacgataataataatcatagTAAAGTTAAAACTCTGTACGGATCATTAAATGATGTTGTGAATTCCAAAGTCACCAAAGTGAtcaataaagaagaagtaaaaCAGTCACAAACATAG
- the KSP1 gene encoding putative serine/threonine protein kinase (Putative serine/threonine protein kinase; mRNA binds She3 and is localized to hyphal tips; mutation confers hypersensitivity to amphotericin B) yields the protein MEQFERYDKGELLRDRYLKVNDISEGSYGLVSVAKDTRNNDCLVAVKFIYPVDYKKDHQLLETTSRPSSSPAKMRNNGNNKNESDSHDSQQKSNVSKPTRESIFNTLYNEAQKEIKFHKILGDHPHISKLYDHFDTCLILEFCSRGDLYEAIHSGNGPVTTPDIKDVFQQILTAVEYCHSRGVYHRDLKPENILIAEDWSIKICDWGLATTSKIVTNKDEFDIGSERYMAPELFDNNLESYDASKIDIWSVGVILLTLVFHKNPFQVANYSDKRFIQFVNNREALFDIFSTMSGDLFSVLRFSLTIDPDNRDLKGFLDELMSLRYFTIDEEYWASEYDDDGDLEEERVGGEGEENEGYYDDDDDDDHDEEEDSEEFGFFDDYEDKLSVSPQKLVEIKATPVTPVTPISNEPMTNQKSEINPAPQVYVYKSSLSKSPVDMTPPIPHNRRADALLSTNTDLKPIPIHGTAGFKFHRNTRKPLNVASYTQNSYMNNRFNNTGSSGFNANYNSNSYNNNNNYNSKFNREDFFTPKSVFNHYLDKYGEQKFGKQSAFADGYKKHSPPQRYKKRTWKKNNNHKRKTGYQQQQHVYNSQYPHPTNNDSHNHHRGKRKSRSYSTSKLKRNVINGNTNGNINGNGGGGNNLTSNYPSLHHGSTMSQIVNGSVNGNVGSNISNSGKYIPPYLRSPAYQKSPAIEPLTEDLDHLNLNNDYDEVFHLEGDFDMARNGDNDDQYDSHIDDVGNGPHDYHLNVAGDFPHKRNPKPDVGFMHQHHPTATTITSGVNGQVQAQGQTHGRRNSTSFSTSWMLNTNRRAGAIFGNELPLASNNTNSLPNQTNSVNGGGINTNSNGKYVPPFRRNSVSSSHGTANGTGTNAAAGIASFRKSVNERKNSLEFANGSGTSGGSRPVSSPLTELKNHHQNHLQEVNKSRFNKSIPVGLELVSSFRKDWCDYD from the coding sequence ATGGAACAATTTGAACGATATGACAAGGGCGAACTATTGCGAGATCGATATCTAAAAGTTAATGATATAAGTGAAGGTTCTTACGGTTTAGTGTCAGTCGCCAAAGATACGCGTAACAATGACTGTTTGGTTGCTGTTAAGTTTATCTATCCAGTTGATTACAAAAAGGACCATCAACTTCTTGAAACTACATCAAGACCATCCTCAAGTCCTGCGAAAATGAGAAATAACGggaacaacaaaaatgaaTCTGATAGTCATGATCTGCAACAAAAATCCAATGTCAGTAAACCAACAAGAGAATCTATTTTCAATACCTTGTATAATGAGGCACAAAAGGAAATCAAGTTCCACAAAATTCTTGGTGATCATCCTCATATTTCTAAATTGTATGATCATTTTGATacttgtttgattttggaattCTGTTCTCGAGGCGACTTGTATGAAGCAATTCATAGTGGCAATGGTCCCGTTACCACTCCAGATATCAAGGATGTATTCCAACAAATCTTAACTGCAGTTGAGTATTGCCATTCTCGTGGAGTTTATCATCGTGATTTGAAAccagaaaatattttaattgcTGAAGATTGGTCTATTAAGATTTGTGACTGGGGGTTAGCCACAACATCAAAGATTGTCACTAAtaaagatgaatttgatattggATCAGAAAGATATATGGCTCCGGAATTGTTTGATAACAATTTAGAATCTTATGATGCTTCgaaaattgatatttggtCAGTGGGAGTCATTTTATTAACATTAGTTTTCCATAAGAACCCATTTCAAGTTGCAAATTATTCTGATAAGagattcattcaatttgttaaCAATAGAGAAGcattatttgatattttttcaaccatGAGTGGTGATTTATTTTCAGTATTGAGGTTTAGTTTAACAATTGACCCTGATAATAGAGATTTAAAGGGATTTTTGGATGAATTGATGCTGTTACGGTACTTTActattgatgaagaatattGGGCTAGTgaatatgatgatgatggcgacttagaagaagaaagagtGGGAGGCGAAGGGGAAGAAAATGAAGGGTATTacgatgatgacgatgatgatgaccACGATGAGGAAGAAGATCTGGAagaatttggattttttgatgattatgaagaTAAGTTATCGGTTTCACCTCAAAAGTTAGTGGAAATCAAGGCTACACCGGTAACACCAGTAACACCAATTTCCAATGAACCAATGACTAATCAAAAACTGGAGATTAATCCAGCTCCTCAAGTTTATGTTTATAAATCCAGTTTACTGAAATCACCGGTTGATATGACACCGCCAATCCCTCATAATCGTAGAGCTGATGCATtgttatcaacaaatactGATTTGAAACCTATACCAATACATGGAACTGCTGGGTTCAAGTTCCATCGTAATACAAGGAAACCATTGAATGTTGCTTCGTATACTCAAAACTCATATATGAACAATCGATTCAACAATACTGGTAGTTCTGGTTTCAATGCCAATTACAATAGTAATagttataataataataacaactaTAACAGCAAATTTAACCGAGAAGATTTTTTCACTCCAAAATCAGTTTTCAATCATTATTTGGACAAATATGGAGAACAGAAATTTGGTAAGCAATCCGCATTTGCAGATGGCTATAAAAAGCATTCACCACCTCAACGATACAAAAAGAGAACttggaagaagaataataatcacAAACGTAAAACGGGTtatcagcaacaacaacatgtATACAACAGCCAGTACCCTCATCCTACCAATAACGATTCACATAATCATCATCGCGGGAAAAGAAAGTCTAGACTGTATTCTACGTCTAAATTGAAACGAAACGTTATCAATGGTAATACGAATGGCAATATCAATGGAAATGGAGGTGGTGGCAACAATTTGACATCAAATTACCCTTCATTACATCATGGAAGTACAATGAGCCAAATTGTTAATGGAAGTGTCAATGGTAATGTTGGATCCAATATATCTAATTCTGGGAAATATATTCCGCCTTATTTAAGATCTCCAGCTTATCAAAAATCACCAGCCATTGAACCATTAACTGAGGATTTGgatcatttgaatttgaataatgattatgatgaagTGTTCCATTTGGAAGGAGATTTCGATATGGCAAGAAATGGCGATAATGATGATCAATATGACAGTCATATAGATGATGTTGGTAATGGTCCACATGATTATCATTTGAATGTTGCAGGTGACTTTCCGCACAAGAGAAATCCAAAGCCTGATGTAGGTTTCATGCATCAGCATCACCCTACTGCTACAACCATTACATCAGGAGTAAATGGTCAAGTTCAAGCCCAAGGTCAAACTCATGGTAGAAGAAACTctacttctttttctacTTCTTGGATGTTGAATACTAATAGAAGAGCCGGGGCAATTTTTGGTAATGAATTACCATTGGCTTCAAATAATACCAATTCATTaccaaaccaaacaaatTCAGTTAATGGTGGTGGCATTAATACTAACAGTAATGGTAAATACGTTCCGCCATTTAGAAGAAACTCGGTTTCATCATCACATGGTACTGCAAATGGTACTGGTACAAATGCTGCTGCTGGAATTGCCTCATTTAGAAAATCTGTcaatgaaagaaagaatagTTTAGAGTTTGCCAATGGCAGCGGTACGAGTGGTGGTTCTAGACCTGTTTCGAGTCCTTTGACCGAATTAaagaatcatcatcaaaacCATCTTCAAGAAGTCAATAAAAGTCGCTTTAATAAGCTGATTCCTGTTGGTCTTGAATTGGTTTCCTCATTTAGAAAAGATTGGTGTGATTATGATTAA
- a CDS encoding uncharacterized protein (Ortholog(s) have ubiquitin binding activity, role in proteasome-mediated ubiquitin-dependent protein catabolic process and cytoplasm, nucleus localization), translating into MDESIPTFLAVTGLEDESVAKQFLEVAGGDLELAVTLYMESGQHGGSKPSTTDNNNNTSDSTNPITFANEDEDEAFAKRLQEEAYRANDNTDDNVREADANVHRHETLVENVGFPGFMNQQPSITRPSDIFGNRHQGVFHQRFDFQQRMMPGFDDYNDDNNNDDRIEEIDDDDNDDIEYHDSHDIQVLDSDDDEQGHYNGAVGGITGRRRQLRQNRHQELSSTQRRLANLFRPPFDIISVLNLDEAKYQGRQLKKWILINIQDSSEFQCQVLNRDFWSNERIKQIVKQNFIFLQYQTDSVNGQSYVNFYHVDTFPHIAILDPLTGERVHKWTDGQVPLVNEWIEQTYKFLDSFSLIPGSKNPLVHHDVKIDPTSLSEEQQIELAMKQSIIDNNVDNNNNTSYKSGNTIDDAIELDSDSDSAIPDDVISTPSLDTPQEPEIPKDPFEAITPIDHSEPTEQPFTRIQIRFPNGKRLVRKLNPDAKVKSIFEWLKYVLQNDFQEYGLNSPDDRFILSNSSNKAFKFIDSLDKTIEEANLKNASILLEQD; encoded by the coding sequence ATGGATGAAAGTATACCCACTTTTCTTGCTGTTACAGGCTTAGAAGATGAATCTGTTGCCAAACAGTTTTTAGAAGTAGCTGGTGGCGATTTAGAATTGGCAGTGACATTATATATGGAATCGGGCCAACACGGTGGGAGTAAACCCTCAACAAcagacaacaacaacaatactaGTGATAGCACCAATCCAATAACATTTGCCAATGaggatgaagatgaagcATTTGCCAAACGATTACAAGAAGAAGCATACCGTGCTAACGACAATACAGATGATAATGTCCGTGAAGCCGATGCAAATGTCCATCGACACGAAACTTTGGTGGAGAACGTTGGATTCCCAGGGTTTATGAATCAACAACCAAGTATTACTAGACCAAGTGATATTTTTGGTAATAGACACCAAGGTGTTTTCCACCAACGATTTGATTTCCAACAACGTATGATGCCTGGATTTGACGattataatgatgataataataatgatgatagaattgaagaaattgatgacgatgacaatgatgatattgaatatCACGACTCACATGATATACAAGTGTTAGACTCTGATGACGATGAACAAGGACACTATAATGGTGCTGTGGGAGGAATAACGGGTCGTAGAAGACAATTGAGACAAAATCGTCATCAAGAACTATCATCAACACAAAGACGATTAGCAAATTTATTCCGTCCACCATTTGATATCATATCTGTATTAAATCTTGATGAAGCCAAATATCAAGGTcgacaattgaaaaaatggattctaataaatattcaagATTCACTGGAATTTCAATGTCAAGTTTTAAATAGAGATTTTTGGTCTAATGAAAgaatcaaacaaattgtCAAACAAAACTTCATATTTTTACAATACCAAACTGATTCTGTTAATGGGCAATCATACGTTAACTTTTATCATGTTGATACGTTCCCTCATATTGCTATTTTGGATCCATTAACAGGGGAAAGAGTACATAAATGGACTGATGGTCAAGTTCCCTTGGTAAATGAATGGATTGAACAGACATATAAGTTTTTagattcattttcattaattccTGGGTCTAAGAATCCTTTAGTACATCATGATGTGAAAATTGATCCTACTAGTTTAAGTgaagaacaacaaattgaattggccatgaaacaatcaattataGATAATAACGTggacaataataataacactAGTTATAAATCGGGAAATACTATTGATGATGCCATTGAATTGGATAGTGATAGTGATAGTGCTATACCAGATGATGTCATCTCAACTCCATCATTGGACACTCCACAAGAACCAGAAATACCAAAAGATCCATTTGAAGCTATAACCCCAATCGATCATCTGGAACCCACGGAACAACCATTCACTAGAATTCAAATCAGATTTCCTAATGGTAAACGATTAGTACGTAAATTAAATCCTGATGCTAAagttaaatcaatatttgaatgGTTGAAATATGTATTACAAAATGATTTCCAAGAATATGGTTTAAATTCTCCTGATGATAGGTTTATTTTATCCAATAGCTCCAACAAAgcatttaaatttataGATTCTTTGGATAAAACTATAGAGGAGgctaatttgaaaaatgctAGTATTCTTTTGGAACAAGATTAA
- a CDS encoding uncharacterized protein (Ortholog of C. dubliniensis CD36 : Cd36_06910, C. parapsilosis CDC317 : CPAR2_208560, Candida tenuis NRRL Y-1498 : CANTEDRAFT_95854 and Debaryomyces hansenii CBS767 : DEHA2F25982g) → MNENEKESKNVKLGVLEEVANMSVDELTNLEQQLASEFNTLSKEYLESRLSRINTILDKLNSSIKYATANDKSWLKIYNFEIETINSIMTNTEDLIISNNGDLKNKPDLLKSIDEYQEELKEIFKNLQSPFDFDSTFRYDNDDKLNDGSNPNLSKLPFSHLFNDYFKKHRDALNAIIKEKDYQANLLHNNSYGNRVILWKQYYNKLNQQKQKLIDKTNDQLNQLYKDYYHLNEQKNLDFSERHYYRSLLTPKELATTIDDSINTVDTQDVAAVLETNHDSNYVELDTRHKSKNKIEISDIRKKIIDEDQMLNNISCGIKRSWDETDTNTSIDPLKRSRFSLTDAEAIEDLLSIRHNITKQNSHHEQNKNQQKEGIEQNQENQSEEVDIDEAEEEEGQEQSIQHNQEGVEREGEEEEEYGEEMDSDNDREETEAPIESILTSEQKNQRELYKEIIFKNDTTEGMKIQGLPPLDCFPRFFN, encoded by the coding sequence ATGAATGAGAATGAGAAAGAATCCAAGAATGTCAAGTTAGGCGTACTTGAAGAAGTGGCTAATATGTCAGTGGATGAGTTGACTAATCTTGAACAACAATTGGCTAGTGAATTCAACACATTGAGTAAAGAATACCTTGAGAGTCGTTTATCACGAATTAATACCATAttagataaattaaatagTCTGATCAAATATGCAACTGCAAATGACAAAAGTTGGTTaaagatttacaattttgaaatcgAAACTATAAATAGTATAATGACAAACACAGaagatttaataatatccAATAATGgagatttgaaaaacaaacctgatttgttaaaatctattgatgaatatcaagaagaattgaaggaaatttttaaaaacttACAAAGTccttttgattttgatagtACTTTCAGGTATGATAACGAcgataaattgaatgatgGCAGTAATCcgaatttatcaaaattacCTTTTTCCCATTTATTTAACGATTACTTTAAAAAACATCGTGATGCTTTAAATGCAATTATTAAAGAAAAGGATTATCAAGCCAATTTGCTTCATAATAATCTGTACGGTAATCGGGTCATTCTATGGAAACAATACTATAACAAGTTAAATCAACAGAAACAAAAGTTGATTGATAAGACTAATGATCAgttgaatcaattataCAAAGACTACTATCATTTGAATGAGCAAAAAAATCTAGATTTTTCAGAACGGCATTATTATAGGTCTTTATTAACTCCGAAAGAACTAGCTACTACCATTGATGACAGTATCAATACCGTGGATACACAGGATGTTGCAGCAGTACTTGAGACCAACCATGATTCTAATTATGTTGAATTAGATACTAGACACAAGAGtaagaataaaattgaGATTTCTGACATTCGAAAAAAGATCATTGATGAAGATCAAATGTTGAATAATATTAGCTGCGGTATTAAGCGATCATGGGATGAAACTGATACTAATACTAGTATAGACCCTTTGAAAAGGAGTCGTTTTAGTTTAACTGATGCAGAAGCCATTGAAGATCTACTACTGATTAGACACAATATTACCAAGCAAAATTCACACCATGAACAGAATAAAAATCAACAGAAGGAAGGAATTGAACAGAATCAAGAGAATCAACTGGAGGaagttgatattgatgaagcagaagaagaagaaggcCAGGAACAATCAATACAGCATAATCAAGAAGGCGTAGAACgagaaggagaagaagaagaagaatatgGAGAAGAAATGGACTCCGACAATGATAGGGAAGAGACAGAAGCACCAATAGAGTCGATTCTAACATctgaacaaaaaaatcaacgTGAACTatataaagaaattatattcaaaaatgaTACTACTGAAGGTATGAAAATACAAGGTTTACCTCCATTGGATTGTTTCCCcagatttttcaattaa
- the SKP1 gene encoding SCF ubiquitin ligase subunit (Putative subunit D of kinetochore protein complex CBF3; regulated by Gcn4p; repressed in response to amino acid starvation (3-aminotriazole treatment)), translating to MSSPKVIIVSSDNEKFPVEPKIAEKSILIKNMINDLHPDGLEEDFEIPTPNVRANVLCKVLEWCEHHKNTVFQDDEDEDAKKSVPVEEWDRNFLKVDQEMLYEIILAANYLNIKPLLESGCKMVAEMIKSKSPEELRRTFNIINDFSPEEEAAIRKENEWAEDR from the coding sequence atgTCATCTCCTAAggttattattgtttcttCAGATAATGAAAAGTTCCCAGTTGAACCAAAGATTGCTGAAAAGTCCATTTTGATTAAAAACATGATCAATGATTTACATCCAGACGGATTGgaagaagattttgaaattccAACTCCTAATGTTAGAGCCAATGTATTATGTAAAGTGTTAGAATGGTGTGAACATCATAAAAACACTGTATTccaagatgatgaagatgaagatgctAAGAAATCTGTGCCTGTTGAAGAATGGGACagaaatttcttgaaaGTTGATCAAGAAATGCTTTACGAAATTATCTTAGCTGCCAACTACTTGAACATCAAACCATTATTGGAAAGTGGATGTAAGATGGTTGCTGAAATGATCAAGAGTAAATCACCAGAAGAGTTAAGAAGAACTTTTAAcattatcaatgatttcagtcctgaagaagaagctgccattagaaaagaaaatgaatgGGCTGAAGATAGATAA
- the PEX3 gene encoding Pex3p (Putative peroxisomal protein involved in targeting proteins into peroxisomes; possibly an essential gene, disruptants not obtained by UAU1 method) yields the protein MAIFSSLAGFFNRNKRKIFITSAVTVSIYLLINEFVIKKFRNYQNALRQELLFKQQIKQRFIQTQQDCYYTILALLPVLAAPIIDSLPVELITQALRLKKNNSSQQATSGSNSELTADNLNLLDNNNNPESKLSIYMSKSKTELWNLLKIKTITRTLTLLYTVSGLFLITRLQLNILARRSYLESAIQMAGVKSTNNDIDPHENYIIEQSYLSLSWWLLNKGWSNLSSIIEALVVKKFEKITPKTELSINEFEFDLIEIINEINSNNKEYILANLFPINYSDLLETILNTNSDLIHHLDSPESNLIKLINETNAIMLDNNLYFFDLLNALIMNTVSTLTANLSFSLGANNSLNNSLLMASSGNLAAHGENPKIVDITHNDQSFKLASFLAQLSVQNNIMIDNDNLKTEDISPKHESDLEEILNSLNGGTNELPTESYGNVYINNLNQLEELDDFSAGIYSNFE from the coding sequence ATggcaattttttcttcattggCGGGGTTTTTCAAtagaaataaaagaaagatcTTCATTACTAGTGCTGTCACAGTGTCTATCTATCTATTAATCAATGAGTTTGTCATTAAAAAATTCagaaattatcaaaatgcATTGAGACAAGAATTGTTgttcaaacaacaaataaagCAAAGATTCATTCAAACACAACAAGATTGTTATTACACCATATTGGCATTATTACCAGTATTAGCTGCCCCCATAATTGACTCATTGCCAGTTGAATTAATTACCCAAGCATTAAGgttgaaaaagaacaatTCCCTGCAACAGGCAACCAGTGGCAGCAATAGTGAATTGACTGCTGATAATTTGAACCTTTTggacaataacaacaacccaGAACTGAAATTGTCTATTTATATGAGCAAAAGTAAAACTGAATTATggaatttattgaaaatcaaaacaattaCTAGAACATTAACCTTATTGTACACAGTTTCTGGGTTGTTTTTAATTACAAGGTTACAATTGAACATCTTGGCCAGAAGATCTTATTTGGAGAGTGCTATTCAAATGGCTGGTgtcaaatcaacaaataatgACATTGATCCACAtgaaaattatataattgaaCAAAGTTACCTTTCATTAAGTTGGTGGTTATTAAATAAAGGATGGTCAAATTTGAGTTCCATCATTGAAGCATTAGTggttaaaaaatttgaaaaaatcactCCAAAAACAGAgttatcaattaatgagtttgagtttgatttaattgaaataataaatgaaatcaacTCAAACAATAAGGAATACATTTTAGCCAATCTTTTCCCTATCAATTATTCTGATTTATTGGAAACTATATTAAACACCAACTCCGATTTGATCCACCATTTGGATTCACCAGAGtcaaatttaatcaaaCTAATCAATGAAACTAATGCAATTATGTTAGACAACAACTTGTATTTTTTCGATTTATTAAATGCATTAATCATGAATACGGTATCTACATTGACAGCTAATCTTTCATTCAGTTTAGGAGCCAATAATAGCTTGAACAATAGCTTATTAATGGCCTCCTCCGGTAATTTGGCTGCCCATGGAGAGAATCCAAAAATAGTGGATATCACTCATAACGatcaatcatttaaattGGCCAGCTTTTTGGCACAACTTTCGGTTCAGAACAATATAATGATAGATAATGACAACTTGAAAACTGAGGATATACTGCCAAAGCATGAGAGTGATCTTGAAGAAATCCTCAATAGTTTGAATGGAGGTACCAATGAATTACCAACTGAATCATATGGAAATGTgtatattaataatttgaacCAGTTAGAGGAATTAGATGATTTTAGTGCTGGCATATATtccaattttgaataa